In a single window of the Streptomyces sp. NBC_00285 genome:
- a CDS encoding SGNH/GDSL hydrolase family protein, which translates to MSSSGYLSYVALGDSHTEGLGDGDDVRGLRGWADRLAEQVACHSPGLRYANLAVRGRKAGQVRAEQLAPALAMRPDLATVVAGVNDVLRPGCDLDEVAGNVEAMFAALTAQGATVATLMFPDVGRITPLARPISHRVLALNTRIREAADRHGVVVAETAAHAAATDPRLWSADRLHAGPLGHARIAAAVAQALGLPDSDDTWTLPLPAERTDISGWRTVGAELRWAGTFLGPWVGRRLRGRSSGDGRQAKRPTLLPVAASTGDTPSAV; encoded by the coding sequence GTGTCGAGCAGTGGGTATCTGAGCTATGTCGCCCTGGGTGACAGTCACACCGAGGGGCTCGGGGACGGCGACGACGTCCGTGGCCTTCGGGGCTGGGCGGACCGGCTCGCCGAGCAGGTCGCCTGCCACAGCCCCGGACTGCGCTACGCCAACCTCGCGGTGCGTGGCCGTAAGGCCGGTCAGGTGCGCGCCGAGCAGCTGGCTCCGGCGCTCGCGATGCGGCCCGACCTCGCCACCGTGGTGGCCGGGGTCAACGACGTGTTGCGCCCGGGCTGCGACCTCGACGAGGTGGCCGGCAATGTCGAGGCGATGTTCGCCGCCCTCACCGCGCAGGGCGCCACCGTCGCGACCCTCATGTTTCCCGATGTCGGGCGTATCACGCCGTTGGCCCGCCCGATCAGTCACCGTGTTCTCGCACTCAACACGCGCATCCGGGAGGCCGCCGACCGCCACGGGGTGGTGGTGGCGGAGACGGCCGCGCACGCGGCGGCGACCGATCCGCGGTTGTGGAGTGCTGACCGGCTGCACGCCGGCCCGCTGGGGCACGCGCGCATCGCGGCTGCCGTGGCCCAGGCGCTCGGTCTGCCGGACAGCGACGACACATGGACCCTCCCCCTTCCGGCCGAGAGAACAGACATCTCCGGCTGGAGGACCGTGGGTGCCGAACTGCGCTGGGCCGGCACCTTCCTCGGCCCCTGGGTCGGCCGCCGCCTGCGTGGCCGCTCCTCCGGCGACGGCCGCCAGGCCAAGCGGCCGACCCTGCTTCCGGTGGCCGCGTCCACCGGGGACACCCCCTCAGCCGTATGA
- the panD gene encoding aspartate 1-decarboxylase, with product MLRTLFKSKIHRATVTQADLHYVGSVTIDADLLDAADLLPGELVHIVDITNGARLETYVIEGERGSGVIGINGAAAHLVNPGDLVIIISYAQVTDAEARALRPRVVHVDRDNRIVALGADPSEPVPGSDQERSPQSVPA from the coding sequence GTGCTGCGTACCCTGTTCAAGTCCAAGATCCACCGAGCCACCGTCACCCAGGCCGACCTGCATTACGTGGGATCGGTGACCATCGACGCGGACCTTCTCGACGCCGCCGATCTGCTGCCCGGTGAGCTCGTCCACATCGTCGACATCACCAACGGCGCCCGGCTGGAGACGTACGTCATCGAGGGCGAACGCGGGTCGGGTGTGATCGGTATCAACGGTGCCGCCGCCCATCTCGTCAACCCCGGCGATCTGGTGATCATCATCAGTTACGCTCAGGTGACCGACGCCGAGGCGCGGGCACTGCGACCCCGGGTCGTGCACGTGGACCGCGACAACCGCATCGTGGCCCTGGGCGCCGATCCGTCCGAGCCGGTGCCGGGGTCGGACCAGGAGCGCAGCCCGCAGTCGGTGCCGGCCTGA
- the glgC gene encoding glucose-1-phosphate adenylyltransferase, giving the protein MRRGGPSVLGIVLAGGEGKRLMPLTTDRAKPAVTFGGTYRLVDFVLSNLVNGDIMRICVLTQYKSHSLDRHITTTWRMSSLLGNYITPVPAQQRLGPRWYLGSADAILQSLNLIYDERPEYVAVFGADHVYRMDPRQMLAQHIESGAGVTVAGIRVPRSESPSFGVISPGSDGLTVEGFLEKPADPPGLADDPESVFASMGNYIFTTKALIEALQRDSEEPNSIHDMGGSILPQLTERGEAQLYDFSANHVPGETTRDRGYWRDVGTLDAYYDAHMDLIAERPAFNLYNRQWPVYTHSGQLSPARFNAGGMASESIISAGCLIRGQVSRSVLSPGVLVDPGAVVQGSVLHDNVKIGRGAVVRGAVLDKNVEVPPGATIGVNPERDAELYTVSKGGVIALGKGQLVS; this is encoded by the coding sequence ATGCGTCGTGGCGGACCTTCGGTGCTCGGCATCGTACTTGCGGGCGGAGAAGGCAAACGCCTGATGCCCCTGACCACCGACCGCGCCAAACCGGCGGTCACTTTCGGAGGAACGTATCGACTGGTCGACTTCGTCCTGTCCAACCTCGTCAACGGCGACATCATGCGCATCTGCGTCCTCACGCAGTACAAGTCGCACTCGCTGGACCGGCACATCACCACCACCTGGCGGATGTCGAGCCTGCTCGGCAACTACATCACGCCGGTGCCCGCCCAGCAGCGCCTCGGACCGCGCTGGTACCTGGGCAGCGCGGACGCGATCCTGCAGTCGCTGAACCTGATCTACGACGAGCGCCCCGAGTACGTCGCGGTGTTCGGCGCCGACCACGTGTACCGCATGGACCCGCGCCAGATGCTCGCGCAGCACATCGAGTCCGGCGCGGGCGTCACCGTGGCCGGGATCCGGGTCCCGCGCTCCGAGTCCCCGTCGTTCGGGGTGATCTCCCCGGGCTCGGACGGCCTCACGGTGGAGGGCTTCCTGGAGAAGCCCGCCGACCCGCCGGGCCTCGCGGACGACCCGGAGAGCGTGTTCGCCTCGATGGGCAACTACATCTTCACCACCAAGGCCCTGATCGAGGCGCTCCAGCGGGACTCCGAGGAGCCGAACTCCATCCACGACATGGGGGGTTCGATCCTCCCGCAGCTCACCGAGCGCGGCGAGGCCCAGCTCTACGACTTCAGCGCCAACCACGTCCCCGGCGAGACCACCCGCGACCGCGGCTACTGGCGGGACGTGGGCACCCTGGACGCCTACTACGACGCCCACATGGACCTGATCGCCGAGCGCCCCGCCTTCAACCTGTACAACCGGCAGTGGCCCGTCTACACCCACTCCGGCCAGCTCTCCCCGGCCCGCTTCAACGCGGGCGGCATGGCCAGCGAGTCCATCATCAGCGCGGGCTGCCTCATCCGCGGCCAGGTCTCGCGGTCCGTGCTCTCACCCGGCGTCCTGGTCGACCCGGGTGCCGTGGTCCAGGGCTCGGTGCTGCACGACAACGTCAAGATCGGGCGGGGCGCGGTGGTCCGCGGAGCCGTCCTCGACAAGAACGTCGAGGTCCCGCCGGGCGCGACGATCGGTGTGAACCCGGAGCGGGACGCGGAGCTGTACACGGTCTCCAAGGGCGGGGTGATCGCCCTCGGAAAGGGCCAGCTGGTGTCGTAG
- the gndA gene encoding NADP-dependent phosphogluconate dehydrogenase → MSTTAQIGVTGLAVMGRNLARNFARNGYTVALHNRTASRTHALVEEFGSEGAFVAAETAKEFVAALERPRRLVIMVKAGEPTDAVIQEFAPLLEPGDMIIDGGNAHFADTRRRERDLREQGIHFVGMGVSGGEEGALLGPSIMPGGPKESYDSLGPMLEKISAKAADGAPCVTHVGPDGAGHFVKMVHNGIEYADMQLIGEAYQLLRDVAGYSPAQIADIFRTWNTGRLDSYLIEITAEVLSHVDAATGKPFVDVVVDQAEQKGTGRWTVQIALDLGVPVSGIAEAVFARSLSGHAELREASRGLAGPTASPLSESEAGAFADRVEQALYASKIVSYTQGFHEISAAREEYDWDIDLGAVSAIWRGGCIIRAAFLDRIRAAYDTRADLPSLLSDDTFAQEIASAQDDWRDVIIAATRQGVPVPGFSAALAYYDALRAERLPAALTQGQRDFFGAHTYQKVGQEGSFHTLWGGDRSEVTS, encoded by the coding sequence ATGAGCACAACAGCGCAGATCGGCGTCACGGGCCTCGCGGTGATGGGCCGCAACCTGGCCCGTAACTTCGCCCGCAACGGCTACACGGTCGCCCTGCACAACCGGACCGCCTCGCGCACGCACGCCCTGGTCGAGGAGTTCGGCAGCGAGGGCGCCTTCGTCGCGGCCGAGACCGCCAAGGAGTTCGTGGCTGCCCTCGAGCGGCCGCGCCGGCTGGTCATCATGGTGAAGGCCGGTGAGCCGACGGACGCGGTGATCCAGGAGTTCGCACCTCTCCTCGAACCCGGCGACATGATCATCGACGGCGGCAACGCGCACTTCGCGGACACGCGGCGCCGGGAGCGCGACCTGCGCGAGCAGGGCATCCACTTCGTCGGCATGGGCGTCTCCGGTGGCGAGGAGGGCGCGCTGCTCGGCCCGAGCATCATGCCGGGTGGCCCGAAGGAGTCGTACGACTCTCTCGGCCCGATGCTGGAGAAGATCTCCGCGAAGGCGGCGGACGGGGCGCCCTGCGTGACGCACGTCGGTCCCGACGGCGCCGGGCACTTCGTGAAGATGGTCCACAACGGCATCGAGTACGCCGACATGCAGCTGATCGGCGAGGCCTACCAGCTGCTGCGGGACGTGGCCGGATACTCCCCCGCCCAGATCGCCGACATCTTCCGCACCTGGAACACCGGCCGCCTGGACTCGTACCTGATCGAGATCACGGCCGAGGTGCTCTCCCACGTGGACGCGGCGACGGGCAAGCCGTTCGTGGACGTCGTGGTGGACCAGGCCGAGCAGAAGGGCACCGGTCGCTGGACCGTGCAGATCGCCCTCGACCTGGGTGTCCCGGTGTCCGGCATCGCGGAGGCCGTCTTCGCGCGGTCCCTGTCCGGCCACGCGGAGCTGCGGGAGGCGTCCCGCGGTCTCGCCGGACCCACGGCGTCCCCTCTGTCGGAGTCCGAGGCCGGCGCCTTCGCGGACCGCGTCGAGCAGGCGCTGTACGCCTCGAAGATCGTGTCGTACACGCAGGGCTTCCACGAGATCTCGGCCGCCCGCGAGGAGTACGACTGGGACATCGACCTGGGTGCCGTGTCCGCGATCTGGCGCGGCGGCTGCATCATCCGCGCGGCCTTCCTGGACCGCATCCGGGCCGCCTACGACACCCGCGCGGACCTGCCGAGCCTGCTGTCCGACGACACCTTCGCCCAGGAGATCGCCTCGGCGCAGGACGACTGGCGTGACGTGATCATCGCGGCGACGCGCCAGGGGGTGCCGGTGCCCGGGTTCTCCGCGGCGCTGGCCTACTACGACGCGCTGCGCGCCGAGCGTCTGCCGGCCGCGCTCACGCAGGGGCAGCGGGACTTCTTCGGGGCGCACACCTATCAGAAGGTGGGCCAGGAGGGGTCGTTCCACACGTTGTGGGGTGGCGACCGGTCCGAGGTGACCTCGTAG
- a CDS encoding wax ester/triacylglycerol synthase family O-acyltransferase, with amino-acid sequence MTSDLLAPLDLAFWNMESAEHPMHLGALGVFAAHSPTAGAHAADLLAGRAAAVPGLRMRIQDVWPLGFPYAFGGAARVPDPGFDPLRHVLLHAPTANFHTEAGRLMQRPLDRERPPWEAHVLPGEDGTSFAVLFKFHHALADGLRALTLAAAVLDPIDLPARRPRPEEPPKALLPDVRKLPDLVRGVVSDLGRALDIGASVALSSVGVCSSEALTAEPSGTRRTAGVVVDLDDVHRVRKARGGTVNDVLIAVVAGALRSWLDERGDGSAGVAPRALIPVSRRRPRTAHPQGNRLSGYLMRLPVFDPDPLARLDTVRTAMDRNKDAGPNRGAGAVALLADHVPALGHRLGGPLAGQGARLWFDILVTSVPLPGIGLKLGGNPVTEVYPFAPLARGQSLAVAISTYRGQVHYGLVADAEAVPDLDRFARALGEEVKELLTACGS; translated from the coding sequence TTGACCTCTGACCTGCTCGCACCTCTCGACCTCGCTTTCTGGAACATGGAATCCGCCGAACACCCGATGCACCTGGGAGCGCTCGGCGTCTTCGCGGCGCACTCGCCCACCGCCGGAGCCCACGCCGCCGACCTGCTCGCAGGCCGGGCCGCCGCGGTGCCGGGGCTCAGGATGCGGATCCAGGACGTGTGGCCGCTCGGCTTCCCGTACGCCTTCGGCGGCGCCGCCCGGGTGCCCGACCCCGGCTTCGACCCGCTGCGGCACGTCCTGCTGCACGCCCCGACCGCGAACTTCCACACCGAGGCCGGCCGACTCATGCAGCGGCCGCTCGACCGCGAACGGCCGCCGTGGGAGGCGCATGTGCTGCCGGGCGAGGACGGCACCTCCTTCGCCGTGCTCTTCAAGTTCCACCACGCCCTGGCCGACGGACTGCGGGCGCTGACGCTCGCCGCCGCCGTCCTGGACCCGATAGACCTGCCCGCGCGCAGGCCGCGTCCCGAGGAGCCGCCCAAGGCCCTGCTGCCGGACGTGCGCAAGCTGCCCGACCTCGTCCGGGGCGTCGTCTCCGACCTGGGCCGCGCCCTCGACATCGGCGCCTCCGTCGCCCTGTCCTCCGTGGGCGTGTGCTCCTCGGAGGCGCTCACCGCCGAGCCCAGCGGCACCCGCCGCACCGCCGGAGTCGTCGTCGACCTCGACGACGTGCACCGCGTCCGCAAGGCGCGGGGCGGCACCGTCAACGACGTCCTGATCGCGGTCGTCGCGGGGGCCCTGCGCAGCTGGCTCGACGAGCGCGGCGACGGCAGTGCGGGCGTCGCGCCCCGGGCGCTGATCCCCGTCTCCAGGCGCCGTCCGCGCACCGCGCACCCTCAGGGCAACCGGCTCTCCGGCTACCTGATGCGGCTTCCGGTCTTCGACCCCGACCCGCTGGCCCGCCTCGACACGGTCCGCACGGCCATGGACCGCAACAAGGACGCGGGCCCCAACCGGGGAGCGGGCGCGGTCGCCCTGCTCGCCGACCACGTCCCGGCCCTCGGCCACCGCCTCGGTGGGCCCCTGGCCGGCCAGGGTGCCAGGCTCTGGTTCGACATCCTCGTCACCAGCGTGCCGCTGCCCGGAATCGGACTGAAGCTCGGCGGGAACCCGGTCACGGAGGTCTACCCCTTCGCCCCGCTCGCCCGTGGCCAGTCGCTCGCGGTCGCCATCTCGACGTACCGCGGACAGGTGCACTACGGCCTCGTCGCCGACGCCGAGGCCGTGCCCGACCTGGACCGGTTCGCCCGGGCGCTGGGCGAGGAGGTGAAGGAACTGCTGACCGCCTGCGGTTCTTGA
- a CDS encoding GNAT family N-acetyltransferase, translating into MSDIEIRDDRQAGRLEALGSGGGEVVGHIQYFVLESPGRALVPVHTIVEPAHEGKGIAGSLARELYTIAAREGVAVAPLCPYVVKWAERHPDEAPAADPELLRAAKDWLRAHPEGF; encoded by the coding sequence ATGAGCGACATCGAGATCCGCGACGACCGACAGGCCGGGCGCCTGGAGGCCCTCGGTTCCGGGGGAGGCGAAGTCGTCGGCCACATCCAGTACTTCGTCCTCGAATCCCCCGGGCGCGCCCTGGTCCCGGTCCACACCATCGTGGAACCGGCCCACGAGGGAAAGGGCATCGCGGGCTCCCTGGCCCGCGAGCTCTACACCATCGCCGCGCGCGAAGGCGTTGCCGTCGCCCCTCTGTGCCCGTACGTCGTCAAGTGGGCCGAACGCCACCCCGACGAGGCCCCCGCGGCCGACCCGGAACTTCTGCGCGCGGCCAAGGACTGGCTGAGGGCCCACCCCGAGGGCTTCTGA
- the glgA gene encoding glycogen synthase, whose product MRVGLLTREYPPDVYGGAGVHVEFLARELRALVDLEVHCWGEVSVKERAAGVIRHRPWSALDTANDALRTFSVDLSMAAGLEDRELVHSHTWYANLAGHLGKLLHGIPHVMTAHSLEPLRPWKAEQLGGGYALSSWAERTAIESADAVIAVSGAMREDILGCYPALDPAKVHIVHNGIDTALYRPDHGTEVLDRIGLDRDRPFVLFVGRITRQKGVPHLMRAVRDIDPAAQVVLCAGAPDTPEIDREFRELFEELSRVREGVHWIPQMLPRPEVIQLLTHAAVFVCPSVYEPLGIVNLEAMACGTPVVASRVGGIPEVVDHGRTGLLVPLDDGFETALTRALDSVIGDPEAARRMGEAGRERAVGEFGWDAVARRTAGLYEEIVKQAY is encoded by the coding sequence GTGCGTGTGGGCCTACTGACCCGGGAGTACCCGCCGGACGTGTACGGCGGCGCGGGTGTCCATGTCGAGTTCCTCGCCCGGGAGCTGAGAGCCCTCGTCGACCTGGAGGTGCACTGCTGGGGTGAGGTCTCCGTGAAGGAGAGGGCGGCCGGCGTCATCCGGCACCGGCCCTGGTCGGCGCTCGACACCGCCAACGACGCCCTGCGCACCTTCTCCGTGGACCTCTCCATGGCCGCGGGTCTCGAAGACCGCGAGCTGGTCCACTCCCACACCTGGTACGCCAACCTCGCCGGCCACCTCGGCAAACTCCTGCACGGCATCCCGCACGTGATGACCGCCCACTCCCTGGAGCCCCTGCGCCCCTGGAAGGCCGAACAGCTCGGCGGTGGATACGCGCTGTCGAGCTGGGCCGAGCGCACCGCGATCGAGTCCGCCGACGCGGTGATCGCCGTCTCCGGAGCCATGCGTGAGGACATCCTCGGCTGCTACCCGGCACTGGATCCGGCCAAGGTCCACATCGTGCACAACGGCATCGACACCGCCCTCTACCGTCCCGACCACGGCACGGAGGTACTGGACCGCATCGGTCTGGACCGGGATCGTCCGTTCGTGCTGTTCGTCGGCCGCATCACCCGGCAGAAGGGTGTGCCGCACCTGATGCGCGCGGTACGGGACATCGACCCGGCGGCGCAGGTCGTGCTGTGCGCGGGCGCCCCGGACACCCCCGAGATCGACCGGGAGTTCCGGGAGCTCTTCGAGGAGCTGAGCCGAGTCCGTGAGGGCGTGCACTGGATCCCGCAGATGCTGCCGCGCCCCGAGGTCATCCAGCTGCTCACCCACGCGGCGGTGTTCGTCTGCCCCTCGGTCTACGAACCCCTCGGTATCGTCAACCTGGAGGCGATGGCCTGCGGCACTCCCGTCGTCGCCTCCCGGGTCGGCGGAATCCCCGAAGTCGTGGACCACGGCAGGACCGGACTGCTCGTACCCCTCGACGACGGGTTCGAGACCGCCCTCACGCGGGCACTCGACTCCGTGATCGGCGATCCGGAGGCGGCGCGGCGGATGGGTGAGGCGGGACGGGAGCGAGCGGTGGGCGAGTTCGGCTGGGACGCCGTTGCGCGGCGCACGGCCGGGCTATACGAGGAGATCGTCAAACAGGCGTACTAA
- a CDS encoding transglycosylase family protein, with translation MAVRGRHRRYQPNRINRASLTVTAGGVGIAVPLIGTGTAHAADVDTWNKVAACESSHNWSINTGNGYYGGLQFTQSTWEAYGGTRYAARADLATKDQQIAVAEKVLDGQGPGAWPACSVRAGLTRGGSAPDVHPAGTTGTTRKKVSVQDVQPQTTPQSRAGTAEMYTVVRGDSLSGIADAQKVRGGWRGLYAANRKTVGTDPDLILPGQRLALRATAGSATTADTTSTKKSSSDTGKATKRSTDTGKATRKATDTGLIAPVNASLGTAYRQAGSAWSKGYHTGVDFPVPTGTTVKAVAAGTVVSSGWGGSFGYQVVIRHADGRYTQYAHLSAISVKSGQSVGGGQRIGRSGSTGNSSGPHLHFEVRTGPGFGTDIDPLAYLRSGGVRI, from the coding sequence ATGGCCGTACGCGGCCGGCACCGCCGGTATCAGCCGAACAGGATCAACCGCGCATCGCTCACCGTCACGGCGGGCGGCGTCGGCATCGCGGTTCCGCTCATCGGCACCGGCACGGCCCACGCGGCCGACGTGGACACCTGGAACAAGGTCGCCGCGTGCGAGTCCAGCCACAACTGGAGCATCAACACCGGCAACGGCTACTACGGCGGGCTCCAGTTCACCCAGTCCACCTGGGAGGCGTACGGCGGCACCCGGTACGCGGCGCGCGCCGATCTGGCCACCAAGGACCAGCAGATCGCCGTGGCGGAGAAGGTGCTGGACGGACAGGGTCCGGGCGCCTGGCCGGCCTGCTCGGTGCGGGCCGGGCTCACCCGCGGCGGCTCCGCCCCGGACGTACACCCCGCCGGGACCACGGGCACGACCAGGAAAAAGGTCTCCGTTCAGGACGTCCAGCCGCAGACCACACCCCAGTCCCGGGCCGGGACCGCCGAGATGTACACCGTGGTCCGCGGCGACTCGCTCTCCGGGATCGCCGACGCCCAGAAGGTCCGGGGCGGCTGGCGGGGCCTGTATGCCGCCAACCGGAAGACCGTCGGCACCGACCCCGACCTGATCCTGCCCGGGCAGCGGCTCGCCCTGCGCGCCACCGCGGGCTCGGCCACCACCGCCGACACCACCTCGACGAAGAAGTCCTCCTCCGACACCGGCAAGGCGACGAAGAGGTCCACAGACACGGGTAAGGCGACGAGGAAGGCCACGGACACGGGCCTCATCGCCCCCGTGAACGCCTCCCTCGGTACCGCCTACCGCCAGGCGGGCTCCGCCTGGTCGAAGGGCTACCACACCGGCGTCGACTTCCCGGTCCCCACCGGGACCACCGTGAAGGCGGTGGCGGCCGGAACGGTGGTCAGCTCCGGCTGGGGCGGATCCTTCGGATACCAGGTGGTGATCCGGCACGCCGACGGCCGCTACACGCAGTACGCCCACCTGTCCGCGATCTCCGTGAAGTCGGGGCAGAGCGTGGGTGGCGGGCAGCGCATCGGCCGGTCGGGCTCCACCGGCAACAGCTCGGGCCCGCATCTGCACTTCGAGGTGCGGACGGGGCCCGGCTTCGGTACCGACATCGACCCGCTGGCCTATCTCAGGAGCGGCGGCGTCAGGATTTGA
- a CDS encoding DMT family transporter has translation MSALALSVLLSLVSAVAYAGGAIVQEQVAVSHPDEQFAPLRRPGWWAAVALNGLGGLLHVVALAYGPLSLVQPLGALTIVFALPMAALFVNRKAGATAYRGAIMATVGLAGLLSLVGTSDAQSLSTAQRVFAGLVTAAAVVALMIAGRAAHRHPVVRSVLLATASGIAFGMSSVFTKTVAVDWTGGVSTADLPALAAIGVLATAGLMLSQASYRGAGLAAPLATLTVVNPVVAAAVGITMFGETFRYGATGTMLALGCGVVAAGGLILLTTERLQRTHAEPQPAAADRADVFVPAPVQEPASAALREADFAEEHAGAEPSLRAGVLSEKVAALRQELLVPAPDSHGAEPSLREGVLAEKVAALREELLVPAPASPEAASSDGPAPEHLEPGEEPPAYYGPFYGSAYFPMPVLDRHRMRVKS, from the coding sequence ATGAGTGCCCTCGCGTTGTCCGTGCTCCTCTCCCTCGTCTCCGCCGTCGCCTACGCGGGCGGAGCGATCGTGCAGGAGCAGGTCGCGGTGTCGCACCCCGACGAGCAGTTCGCGCCGCTGCGCCGGCCGGGCTGGTGGGCGGCGGTCGCACTCAACGGCCTCGGCGGACTGCTGCACGTGGTGGCGCTCGCCTACGGCCCGCTCAGCCTGGTCCAGCCGCTGGGCGCCCTGACGATCGTGTTCGCGCTGCCGATGGCCGCGCTGTTCGTGAACCGCAAGGCCGGGGCCACCGCCTATCGGGGCGCGATCATGGCGACGGTGGGTCTGGCCGGTCTGCTCTCCCTGGTGGGCACCTCCGACGCGCAGTCGCTGAGCACGGCCCAGCGGGTGTTCGCCGGGCTGGTGACGGCCGCCGCGGTGGTCGCTCTGATGATCGCGGGCCGGGCCGCGCACCGGCACCCGGTGGTGCGCAGCGTGCTGCTCGCGACCGCGTCCGGCATAGCGTTCGGCATGTCCTCGGTGTTCACCAAGACGGTCGCCGTCGACTGGACCGGCGGCGTGTCGACGGCGGACCTGCCCGCGCTGGCCGCGATCGGCGTCCTGGCCACGGCAGGCCTGATGCTGTCGCAGGCCTCCTACCGCGGTGCGGGACTCGCGGCTCCGCTGGCCACGCTGACGGTCGTGAACCCGGTGGTGGCGGCAGCAGTCGGCATCACGATGTTCGGCGAAACCTTCCGCTACGGCGCCACGGGCACCATGCTCGCCCTGGGCTGCGGTGTGGTGGCGGCGGGCGGCCTGATCCTGCTGACGACGGAGCGGCTCCAGCGCACCCACGCCGAGCCGCAGCCCGCGGCCGCCGACCGCGCGGACGTGTTCGTCCCGGCGCCCGTCCAGGAGCCGGCCTCCGCTGCACTGCGCGAGGCCGACTTCGCCGAGGAGCACGCCGGAGCGGAACCGTCGCTACGGGCGGGCGTGCTCAGCGAGAAGGTCGCCGCCCTGCGCCAGGAACTGCTCGTCCCGGCCCCCGACTCACACGGAGCGGAACCGTCGCTACGGGAGGGCGTGCTCGCCGAGAAGGTCGCCGCCCTGCGCGAGGAACTGCTCGTCCCGGCACCCGCCTCACCGGAAGCGGCGTCGTCGGACGGTCCCGCACCGGAGCACCTGGAGCCTGGTGAGGAGCCCCCGGCGTACTACGGCCCCTTCTACGGCTCCGCGTACTTCCCGATGCCGGTACTCGACCGGCACCGTATGCGTGTCAAATCCTGA
- a CDS encoding (2Fe-2S)-binding protein has product MVLLLVVDLNPDLAALRPLGAFFVLRTIGDTPGASHPALPTLAQVYENQASDVYRNSMTFRVRKVADALNAPELRIAASIAHQGLVARLWSVALGCAVLYGRIPDLAPDRLHWDPDASAPDDLWLDGMRPLPGDAGTIADVVLHGHLEPLTAALQAEYRLATGLLWGNAASALAGAARQLDRRTDLSAPARGLAAELLAHPLLAGTLDDSTLRRRSCCLYYRLPGGGVCGDCCFTRAPRSSPGGSSG; this is encoded by the coding sequence TTGGTACTACTGCTGGTCGTGGACCTGAACCCGGATCTGGCGGCGCTGCGACCGCTCGGCGCCTTCTTCGTACTACGGACGATCGGCGACACTCCCGGGGCATCGCACCCGGCGCTGCCGACCCTCGCACAAGTCTACGAGAACCAGGCGTCGGATGTTTACCGAAATTCCATGACTTTTCGTGTTCGGAAGGTCGCCGACGCCCTGAACGCCCCCGAGTTGCGGATCGCCGCCTCCATCGCCCATCAGGGGCTCGTGGCGCGGCTGTGGTCGGTGGCGCTCGGCTGTGCGGTCCTGTACGGCCGGATCCCCGACCTCGCCCCGGACCGGCTGCACTGGGACCCCGACGCGAGCGCGCCCGACGACCTGTGGCTGGACGGGATGCGGCCGCTCCCGGGCGATGCCGGGACGATCGCCGACGTCGTCCTGCACGGTCACCTCGAACCGCTGACGGCAGCGCTGCAGGCCGAGTACCGGCTCGCCACCGGCCTGCTGTGGGGAAACGCCGCCTCGGCACTCGCGGGCGCCGCCCGTCAGCTGGACCGCCGCACGGACCTCTCCGCCCCGGCCCGCGGTCTCGCGGCGGAGCTCCTCGCCCACCCCCTGCTCGCCGGCACGCTCGACGACAGCACCCTCCGGCGCCGCAGTTGCTGTCTGTACTACCGGTTGCCGGGCGGTGGCGTGTGCGGTGACTGTTGCTTCACACGAGCCCCGCGCTCTTCCCCAGGCGGCTCATCTGGGTGA